A genomic window from Aethina tumida isolate Nest 87 chromosome 4, icAetTumi1.1, whole genome shotgun sequence includes:
- the LOC109594028 gene encoding protein transport protein Sec23A-like, with protein MTLFDEFIQHNEDKDGIRFSWNVWPSNSNGGSNLVVPIGCLYKLLKERSDLPSIHYDPVLCTRTSCRAILNHMCQVDYRSKMWVCNFCFHRNSFPPQYVAISEQHQPAEIMPRFSTIEYTITRAQIMPPIFLLVVDACLEQDEFTVLKDLLQMFLILLPPKALIGLITFGKMVQIHELGNERCSKSYVFRGTKDLTSKEIHSLLGMGNITQHCQEPRQRFFQPISMCDMSFNTLIDELQKDPWPVSPESRPLRSTGTALSIAINLLECTYSNTGARVMLFCGGPCTHGPGQVVNDEHKYTIRSHNDIQRNNAKYVKKAMKYYENLAIKAAHNGHCIDIYSCALDQTGLMEMKECCNYTGGHMVMNDSFTSSLFKQTFQRVFVKNHNNHLNMGFNASLEVKCSRELKVQGIIGPCVSLNVSGPSVSYKVVGVGNTIQWKMSAISPNSTMAVFFEIVDPHSIPSSEGGRGCIQFVTQYQNGDGEKKIRVTTVARNFTDYNANIYQISTGFDQEAAAVLMARMAIFTSEYDDPANVLLWLDRMLIRLCEKFGDYIKDDPNSFQMRENFSLYPQFMYHLRRSQFLRVFNNSPDETSYYRHILLREDVTNSLIMIQPILYSYSFSGPPEPVLLDTSSIQPDKILLMDTFFQIVIFHGETIDNWRKLQYQDMPQYENFRQLLQAPVDDVQETLQSRFPMPRYIDTEQGGSQARFLLSKVNPSHSYNTSCPWNAGATVLTDDVSLQVFMEHLRKIVVASSV; from the coding sequence ATGACTTTATTTGATGAGTTTATTCAACATAATGAAGATAAAGACGGAATCAGATTTTCCTGGAACGTTTGGCCTAGTAACAGTAATGGAGGGTCTAATTTGGTGGTACCCATAGGTTGCTTGTACAAGCTTCTGAAAGAACGAAGTGATCTACCATCCATTCACTACGATCCCGTTTTGTGTACAAGAACAAGCTGCAGGGCCATTTTGAATCACATGTGTCAAGTGGATTACAGGTCGAAGATGTGGGTATGCAATTTTTGTTTCCATAGAAATTCCTTTCCGCCACAATATGTAGCCATATCggaacaacatcaacctgccGAAATTATGCCCAGGTTTTCCACTATTGAGTATACAATTACCAGAGCACAAATTATGCCTCCAATTTTCTTACTGGTTGTGGATGCTTGTTTGGAACAAGATGAGTTTACCGTTCTAAAGGACTTACTGCAAATGTTTCTTATTTTACTACCACCTAAGGCTTTAATTGGTTTGATTACTTTCGGGAAGATGGTGCAGATTCATGAACTTGGCAACGAACGATGCAGTAAATCTTACGTATTCCGTGGTACAAAAGATTTGACATCCAAGGAAATACATTCATTGTTGGGGATGGGTAACATAACTCAGCATTGTCAAGAACCAAGACAAAGATTTTTCCAACCAATATCAATGTGTGATATGAGTTTCAACACTTTAATTGATGAGTTGCAAAAAGATCCATGGCCGGTTTCACCTGAGAGTAGACCTTTGAGGTCTACTGGTACTGCTCTATCTATTGCAATCAACCTGTTGGAATGCACTTATTCTAATACTGGTGCTAGAGTTATGTTATTCTGTGGAGGACCATGCACACACGGACCAGGTCAGGTTGTGAATGACgaacataaatatacaattaggTCACATAATGATATACAAAGAAATAATGCCAAGTATGTAAAAAAAGCAATGAAATATTACGAAAATTTAGCAATAAAAGCTGCACATAACGGTCACTGTATTGACATTTATTCGTGTGCTTTAGATCAGACAGGACTTATGGAAATGAAAGAATGTTGCAACTACACTGGTGGCCACATGGTAATGAATGATTCCTTCACTTCTTCCTTATTCAAACAAACATTCCAAAGGGTATTTGTCAAAAACCACAATAATCACCTCAATATGGGTTTTAATGCTTCACTGGAAGTAAAATGTTCAAGGGAATTAAAAGTTCAAGGAATTATCGGTCCATGCGTGTCTTTAAATGTAAGCGGTCCTTCAGTATCTTATAAAGTAGTAGGAGTAGGTAATACAATTCAATGGAAAATGTCTGCAATATCCCCCAATTCGACTATGGCTGTCTTCTTTGAAATAGTGGATCCGCATTCAATTCCGAGTTCGGAAGGTGGCAGAGGATGTATCCAGTTCGTAACACAATATCAAAATGGCGATGGTGAAAAGAAGATACGAGTGACGACTGTGGCAAGAAATTTCACTGATTACAATGCTAATATCTATCAGATAAGTACCGGATTCGATCAAGAAGCCGCCGCCGTTTTAATGGCAAGAATGGCAATATTCACATCCGAATATGATGATCCTGCTAATGTACTCTTGTGGCTGGATCGAATGTTAATACGCTTGTGTGAAAAATTCGGCGACTACATAAAAGACGACCCAAACTCGTTTCAAATGAGGGAGAATTTCAGTTTGTATCCTCAGTTCATGTATCATCTTCGTCGTTCGCAGTTTTTGAGAGTATTTAACAATTCTCCTGACGAGACGTCCTATTATAGACACATTTTATTGCGCGAAGATGTTACTAACTCGTTGATTATGATCCAGCCTATTTTGTATAGTTACAGCTTCAGTGGTCCCCCGGAGCCCGTGCTTCTAGACACCAGTTCTATTCAACCAGACAAGATTCTGCTCATGgacacattttttcaaatagttaTCTTCCACGGGGAGACTATTGATAACTGGCGTAAACTGCAGTATCAGGATATGCCGCAGTATGAGAATTTTAGACAGTTACTCCAAGCCCCGGTGGATGATGTCCAGGAGACTCTCCAGTCAAGATTTCCGATGCCGAGATATATTGATACAGAACAGGGAGGTTCTCAGGCACGATTTCTATTGTCTAAAGTCAATCCCAGTCACAGTTATAACACATCATGTCCGTGGAATGCTGGAGCTACAGTATTAACTGACGATGTTTCTTTACAAGTTTTCATGGaacatttaagaaaaatagtagTGGCGTCGTCTgtctaa